The Bombus pascuorum chromosome 9, iyBomPasc1.1, whole genome shotgun sequence genome has a window encoding:
- the LOC132910883 gene encoding baculoviral IAP repeat-containing protein 7-like, whose amino-acid sequence MNSTITHWNLENDSNLKTSENTHLSLADVTHDISHDEVDNIDYRFEAARLQSFENWPITYIEPEKLAAAGFYYTGESDRVKCFECQVEICKWVEGDIPMVDHQRWSARCRFIRKLNCGNVPIGVDPGTVIPPIPRSRDVCGPYGLEYRPTSGPDDHNFSMEVQLPNTAKLGCLGLGRTKGPAHPEYASYDARLHTFLTWPKSMPQTKEQLADAGFFYTGKGDQTLCYHCGGGLKDWEPEDDPWEQHAKWFSKCCYLLIVQGQDYVNKITGQHISPPSKEETMQMNLPSFIRKVQPTMVEVDRKEETESKPGSSSQNNDIWDIASNTEPIKRSLESKPAENPSNIKTQNTKPTDDARMCKICYNAELGVVFLPCGHMVACVKCAPGMMICAVCRQPVTMTVRAFIS is encoded by the exons atgaatagtACAATCACACATTGGAACTTGGAGAATGATTCAAACTTAAAAACTTCAGAGAATACACATTTATCACTAGCTGATGTAACACATGATATAAGTCATGATGAAGTAGATAATATTGATTACCGTTTTGAAGCAGCAAGACTTCAGAGTTTTGAAAATTGGCCTATAACATACATTGAACCTGAAAAGCTTGCAGCTGCAGGATTCTATTATACAGGTGAAAGTGACAGAGTGAAATGTTTTGAATGTCAAGTTGAGATATGTAAATGGGTAGAAGGTGATATACCCATGGTCGATCATCAGAGATGGTCTGCAAGGTGTAGATTTATTCGTAAACTGAACTGTGGTAATGTACCCATTGGAGTAGATCCTGGTACAGTGATACCACCAATACCAAGAAGTAGGGATGTATGTGGTCCTTATGGTTTAGAATATCGACCTACATCTGGTCCCGATGACCataatttttcaatggaaGTACAACTACCAAACACAGCTAAACTTGGCTGTTTAGGTCTGGGTAGGACTAAGGGACCAGCACATCCAGAATATGCTAGTTATGATGCTAGGTTACACACATTTTTAACGTGGCCTAAATCTATGCCACAAACAAAAGAACAATTAGCCGATGCAGGCTTTTTTTATACTGGGAAAGGTGACCAAACCTTGTGTTACCACTGTGGAGGTGGTTTGAAAGATTGGGAACCAGAAGATGATCCTTGGGAGCAACACGCAAAGTGGTTTTCTAAATgctgttatttattaatcgttCAAGGGCAagattatgtaaataaaataacaggcCAGCATATATCTCCACCTTCTAAAGAA GAAACAATGCAGATGAATCTACCCAGTTTTATTAGGAAAGTACAACCTACAATGGTAGAAGTAGACAGGAAAGAAGAGACAGAAAGCAAACCAGGATCTAGTTCtcaaaataatgatatttggGATATTGCAAGCAATACAGAACCCATAAAAAGAAGTTTGGAATCCAAGCCAGCAGAAAATCcatcaaatataaaaacacaAAATACCAAACCTACTGATGATGCAAGAATGTGCAAAATCTGTTATAACGCAGAATTAGGAGTGGTATTTTTACCATGTGGACATATGGTTGCTTGCGTAAAATGTGCTCCTGGCATGATGATTTGTGCAGTATGCAGACAACCTGTTACAATGACTGTACGAGCCTTCATCTCATAG